TACTGCTCACAACAATATCAATTCCCAAAACCCGCAGTGCCGTTAAATTTCGCGGATCATTGGCTCGAGCAATCACCTTTTTTACGCCGAAAGTCTGCTTTGCTAACTGACAGGCCACCAAGTTATCTTGGTCGCTGCCGCTGACTGCCAAAAAGCAATCCGCTTCAGAAGTCCGTGCTTCCTTCAAGATCTCCAGTTCCGTTCCGTTTCCGGAGATAACCTCTAAATCGAGTTCATTTGCAAGGCGCAGACTCCGCAGACGATCCTTTTCGATAATCTGTACGGTGTTTTTTCGTTCCAACATATTGAGCGCCAGCTGACGACCAAGCTTGCCGCCACCCATAATTACAATATTCACAAGATTCCCCTCCGATCAATCAATGACCTCTGCCCAAATCATGCGGTCTTCCCGCTGAATCATATAATCCGGATCCTTTCCGGCCAAAATCATCGTCCCATCCTTTTGTAGCAAAGCAAATGGAACTTCTTTTTCATTCACACCGATGTTGCCAAGTCGCTTTCCGATCATAAAACTTTCTACCGGATAAGTATGAAATGCTGCATTAGCGGTACCAAAAGCCATCTGTTTACTCTGATTTGGATTGACAAGTGCCTGCACAATCATATCACCGGCAAGATTGGTCGGGCAGACCGTTCGTAGACCAAATGCCGTAAATACCTCTTCTCGGGCTGGATCACTGATTCTGGTAACAACATTTTCCACTTTAAAAAACTGCTGAATAATCTGTGTCACCGTAATATTTAAATTATCGTCCGGAGTAGCAACCGCCGCCATATCGCAATTTTCCGCTCCGGCATTTTTTAGAACTTTTAGATCCATTGGCATTCCCGCTACAGTCATCCCGCTAAAATCGGTCGGCAGCCGATAAAAAAGTTCCGGATGCTCATCCACAACTGCTACGTCATGCCCCATAGAATCCATGATTGTAGCGATCTGAGAACCAAGGCGTCCACATCCCACCACTAGAACATTCATAATCTCGTTTCCTCCTGCTTAATTACCGCTTTTCGGTAAATCTCAAAAATATATCCGAGTATATCATAAACGGCTCTGGAATACAAGATTTTAGCGAAAATTGCAAAAGCAGTCCTCGTAAAACTTTTCGTATGTTATAATTTTTAAAAAAGGGAGACTTTCTTATGCGTTTTTTTGATCTTCACTGTGATACACTAACGATGAGCGGACTTTTAAAAAAAGCTCCTCTTCGCCGGAATAACGGTCACCTCGATTTTGTTCGCCTAAAAAGCACCGGCGCCATCGCACAATGTTTTGCAATCTGGATTCCGACACACAGATGCGCACAAAAATATGGTGTGAAAGATTCTCCATGGGAATTCTATCAGAAAGCAAATTCCCTTTTTAAAGAGGAACTGCAAAAGAACAATGATTTAATTGCACCGGCATTAAAAATAGAAGATGTTGAGCAAAACATAAAAAATGGGCTTGTTTCTGCAATTCTGACCATCGAAGATTCGGTTGTCTTATCCGGCAGCCTTGAAAAATTGGAAACCCTTTATCAGGACGGAGTCAGGTTGATGACGCTCACTTGGAACTACGAAAATTCTCTCGGCTATCCCAACGATCGCGAGGAAGCGAAAACCAATCTCGAACTGAAACCATTTGGGAAAGAAGCCGTTTTGCGAATGATGGACTTAGGGATTGCAGTAGACGTTTCTCATCTCTCTGATGGGGGCTTTTATAATGTTGCCGAACTGAGCCAAAAAATGCATATTCCATTTCTTGCAAGCCATTCCTGTGCACGCAGTTTACAACCGCACCCACGCAATCTCACCGATGAAATGCTGCATATTTTGGGAGACTGCGGTGGAATCTGCGGAGTCAATTTTGAAGACAGCTTTTTGCCGGACACCGAAAATCACCTGACAAAAATTGCGGATATCGTCCGCTGTACCTGCTATCTTTGCAATCAGGCAGGAATCGATGCGGTCGCGATTGGCAGCGACTTTGATGGAATTGAAAGCAAGCTCGAAATGGGCGGATATGAAGGGCTGCCGCTTCTTGCAGAAGCACTTAACAAAAAGCTACCTGCCTCCCAAGTGGAAAAGATCTGTTACCGAAATGCCATGCGCTTTTTTGGGGCGGCTATTCATTAAAATATGGATATTTTGTTCAATCATATAAGGCGCTATTCCATTTTTATCCCTTTGCAATTTCCTTTTTATGGGAATTGATCTCTTGACAAATACAGAAATTCGTTGCATAATACAAATAAAATTTTTTGTTAAAATATTTTAATTAATTTAGTTAGAAACGGATGTGTTTTGTAGCAGATGAGTTTTGAAATACTGGGAACCGGAAGCGCCCACCCGGCCTGCCGGAAAACAAACGACGATATCGCCCAACTGGTTGACACTTCTGATGAATGGATCAGAAGCCGCACCGGAATTGAGTCACGATACGTCTGTACCACAGAAACGCTCCAGGACCTTGCCTTGGAAGCGGCTCAAAAAGCGCTCAAAATGGCCAAAGTACAACCAAAAGAATTAGATTTAATTTTAGTCGCCACCATCCGCGGCGATTGCATCACCCCCTCTGCTGCCTGCATTCTGCAGAACGCTCTGGGGGCCTCTTGTCCTGCGTTTGACCTCAATGCCGCCTGTTCCGGCTTCCTTTATGCGCTGGATACAGCAGACGGCTGGTTCTGCCGCAATCGTGCCAAAAAGGTACTGGTCGTTGCTGCCGAAACAATGAGCCGTCTATTAAACTATCAGGACCGCACCACCTGCCCGCTCTTTGGAGATGGCGCAGGCGCAGTCGTTCTTGGACAAGGGGATGCTTTATTATCGATTCACCTCACCGCAAAGGGGGATCCTCTAACGCTTAGAATCGATAATACCGACGGACAAAGCCCGTTTTTAAAAATGGATCACCCTGCCGAGCAATATCTGCACATGTCCGGACAAAACACCTATCGTTTTGCAGTAAGCAATCTATGCCGTCAGTTAAAGCTCGCGGCTCAAGAAGCCGGAATTGATTTAAAAGATCTCGACTGGGTGCTTCCTCATCAGGCAAATCTGCGAATCATTGAAGGGGCACAGCACCGTTTGCCGATTCCAACCGAAAAATATTGCATCAACATCCAGAACTGGGGCAATACTTCCGCCGCAGCTGTCCCGATTCTGATGGATGAGTTTTGCCGAAAAGGCACTTTTAAGCCCGGTGATCTTTTAGGCCTTGTCGTTTTTGGCGGCGGCCTGACTACCGGCAGCGCAATTCTGCGCTGGACGATTGATCCTAAGAAAATTTTTGATTCGGAGGTTTCAAAATGATTCATTCACCAATTTGTGATTTATTCGGAATCAAATATCCCATCTTTCAGGGAGGCATGGCGTGGGTCGCCGACGCTTCTCTTGCAGCAGGAGTCAGCAATGCAGGCGGTTTAGGCCTGATCGCCGGAATGAATTCGAACGGAGAACAACTTCGTGCTGAAATCCGTAAATGCCGGGAACTGACTGACAAGCCCTTCGGTGTTAATGTCATGCTGATGAGTCCTTTTGTCGAAGAGGTCGCACAAACCGTCATTGAAGAAAAAGTCCCGATCGTTACTACCGGCGCCGGTGTCCCCGGAAAATATATGCCGGCCTGGCTAAAAGCAGGCATTAAAGTAGTTCCGGTCGTCGCCTCCGTGAATTTTGCAAAACGGGCTGTCCGCAATGGAGCATGTGCCGTAGTGGCAGAAGGCTGCGAAAGCGGCGGCCATATCGGAGAGCTTACCACAATGGCAATGGTCCCGCAGATTGTAGATGCGGTAGACGTTCCCGTTCTTGCCGCCGGCGGAATTGCCGATGGAAGGCAGGCAGCAGCAGCCTTTATGCTGGGTGCACAGGGAATCCAAGTCGGGACCCGCTTTTTAGTTGCAAAGGAATGCACCATCTCTGAAATTTATAAAGAACGAATTTTAAAATCAAAAGATACCGACACAATCGTGACCGGCCGTCGAACCGGTGACGCAGTACGAGCTCTAAAAAGTCCTTTTTCCAGAGAGTTTGCAAAACAGGAAGCCGATCTTTCGATTTCGGAAGAATCCCTGCAAGCATTGGGAACCGGCGCATTGCGCAAAGCCGCACGGGAAGGTGATCTGGAACACGGATGCTTCCTTGCAGGACAAGTTGCCTCCATGGTTAAAGAAGAACAAACCTGTGCCGAAATTATCGAAGATCTGTTTTCCGGCGCAGAAACTGCACTGAAAGGGGCTTCCAAATGGATCAGATAGCATTTCTGTTTAGCGGTCAGGGAACCCAATACACTGGGATGGGACAGTCCCTCTGTAATATAAGTCCTGCTGCCAAAGCAGTCTTTGACATGGCTGATAAAATTCGTCCCGGCACAAAAGAGCAATGCTTTTCCGGTACAAAAGAGGAACTTACCATCACCCGCAATACTCAGCCTTGCGTTTGGTGTGTGGATTATGCAGCAGCAATGGCTCTAAAAGAAGCCGGCATTACCCCCAGCTGTGCCGCCGGTTTTTCTCTGGGAGAAATTGCAGCGATGACTTTTTGCAAAGTGGTTTCTCCAGAAGATGGCTTTCGTGCCGTTTGCCGCCGCGGAGAACTGATGGAAAAAGCCGCAGAAGAAAATCCGGGTTCCATGGTAGCTGTCCTTCGTCTTTCAGAAGAAGAAGTTGAGGAAATCTGCAAAAAATTTGAGGCCGCATGGCCGGTCAATTATAATTGTCCAGGACAAATCGCTGTCTCCGCAAAGCTTCCGGAAATTGAGCCGCTCTGTGAAGCGGTAAAAGAAGCGGGCGGACGTGCAGTTCCAATCAAGGTCAGCGGCGGATTTCACTCTCCTCTGATGAAAAGTGCTGCGCAGTCATTCGGCAATTATCTTCAAAAAGTAAATCTGCATTCCCCGGAGCTTTCACTCTATGCAAATTATACGGCAAAACCTTATCCCGCTGATAAAGATGAAATCATTCGGCTTCTGTCTTTACAGATCTGTTCCCCGGTTTTATGGCAGAAAACGATTGAGCACATGGCGCAGGCGGGTATTCATACCTTCATCGAATGCGGTCCCGGCAAAACACTTTCCGGACTTGTGAAAAAGACACTGCCGCAGGCACAGATTTTACGGGTAGAAGACGCCGAAACGCTCCAATCCACATTAGAAGCATTAAAGGAGGGCAAAAAATGAAAACACTCTCCGGAAAAACTGCCGTAATCACTGGCGGTTCTCGTGGCATCGGCCGTGCGATCGCTCTAAAAATGGCTTCTGAAGGTGCCAACATTGCAATCCTTTATGCTGGGAACAAAGAGGCTGCACAAAAAACGGTTTCTGAGCTTTTGAATCTTAACGTTAAAGCGCAAGCTTATCAATGCGATGTTGCCGACGCAGATGCCACAAGTGCTATCTGCAAAGAGATTTTAAATGATTTTTCCTCCGTACAAATTCTCGTAAATAATGCGGGAATTACCCGGGATGGATTTTTGCGCCGCATGAAAGAGGAAGATTTAGACGCCGTCCTCAATACCAATCTGAAAGGCGCTTTTCATATGATTGAAGGCTTCTACGGTACCTTCCTGCGTGCGCGCGAAGGCCGTATTATCAATATTTCATCTGTAGTCGGTCTTTCCGGAAACGGCGGACAAACCAATTACTCCGCTGCAAAGGCAGGATTGATTGGCTTAACAAAATCCATTGCAAAAGAACTCGGCAGCCGGAACATTACCTGTAATGCGATTGCCCCCGGCTTCGTCGAAACCGATATGACCGCTTCTCTCCCCGAAAAAGTACGGGAAGAGACCCTTAGCTCTATTCCGCTCAAACGAATGGCTCAACCGGAAGATATTGCCGATGCGGCAGTTTTTTTGGCAGGCCCTCACGCTTCCTATATCACAGGAGTCGTACTTCGGGTAGACGGCGGAATGTGCATGTAATTTCTAACAGAGAAAGGAGCTGTTTTGATGAATCGAGTTGCAATAACCGGAATCGGAGCCATTACGCCGATTGGAAACGATGCCCCTACTTTTTGGGATCATCTGATCCATGGTGTCTGCGGAATTGCTCCCATCACTCGCTTTGATACCAAAGACAGCAAAGTAACCCTTGCGGCCGAAGTAAAAGGCTTTGACCCGCTCGCCTATATGGATAAAAGAGATGCACGAAAAGCGGACCTCTATACGCAGTACGCTGTAGCCGCCGCCTCTGAAGCGATGGAAGACAGCAAACTTCTCGGAACGGTTCCAGATAATCGCCTTGGGGTTTATGTCGGCAGCGGAATCGGCGGAATGGAAACCTTTATAAAAGAATGCACAAAATGCAAAGAAAAAGGTCCCCGTCACGTTTCGCCTTTCTTTATTCCGATGCTGATCTCCAATATGGCGGCAGGCACTATTGCCATCCGATTTTCTGCAAAAGGCCCTAGTATGTGCATTACAACAGCCTGTGCAACAAGCGCAAACGCGATCGGCGAAGCTTATCGTGCGATTCAAAACGGTTACGCAGATGCGATGATCGCAGGCGGCAGTGAAGCGACCATTAACGAACTTGCCACCGCAGGTTTTGCAAACTGCATGGCACTTCATACCGGCACCGATCCAAACTGTGCCTCTGTTCCATTTGACAAACGCCGCAGCGGTTTTGTTATGGGAGAAGGCGGAGCCATTCTGATTTTGGAAAACTATGACCACGCTAAAAAACGCGGTGCGCACATCTATGCGGAAGTCTGCGGCTATGGGAATACAAATGATGCTTATCACATGACAGCGCCGGAATCCTCCGCGGAAAGTCCTGCCGAAGCAATTCGTCTGGCAGTCGCCGAAGCAAAAATTGCAAAGGACACCCCGCTTTATATTAACGCTCACGGCACCAGTACGACTCTCAACGATAAAACAGAAACACTGGCCTTTAAAAAAGCTCTGGGCGAATCCTGGGCAAAAAGCGCATGGATCAGCTCTACCAAAAGCATGCATGGCCATATGCTGGGTGCAACCGGTGCAGCAGAAGCAATCGCCTGCGTAAAAGCCCTTGAAACCGGAATCATTCCTCCAACGATTCATTATCAAGAGCCCGATCCCGAATGCGATCTTTTCTATACCCCAAATGAGGCGCTTAAAAAAGATCCCGAATGGGCAATCAGCACTAACCTCGGCTTTGGCGGACATAATGCCTGTCTGGCTTTTCATAAAGAAAAGGAGGACTAACTCTGAATGAAACTGGAAGAAATTCGCTCGCTCTCACGTCTGATGCAGGAAACCGGTCTTTCGGTCCTTGATCTGAAAGAAAACGGCACACACCTGCGGCTGGAGCGTGCTTTTTCAGAAAAAGC
This genomic window from Caproicibacterium sp. BJN0003 contains:
- the fabG gene encoding 3-oxoacyl-[acyl-carrier-protein] reductase, with protein sequence MKTLSGKTAVITGGSRGIGRAIALKMASEGANIAILYAGNKEAAQKTVSELLNLNVKAQAYQCDVADADATSAICKEILNDFSSVQILVNNAGITRDGFLRRMKEEDLDAVLNTNLKGAFHMIEGFYGTFLRAREGRIINISSVVGLSGNGGQTNYSAAKAGLIGLTKSIAKELGSRNITCNAIAPGFVETDMTASLPEKVREETLSSIPLKRMAQPEDIADAAVFLAGPHASYITGVVLRVDGGMCM
- a CDS encoding beta-ketoacyl-ACP synthase III; protein product: MSFEILGTGSAHPACRKTNDDIAQLVDTSDEWIRSRTGIESRYVCTTETLQDLALEAAQKALKMAKVQPKELDLILVATIRGDCITPSAACILQNALGASCPAFDLNAACSGFLYALDTADGWFCRNRAKKVLVVAAETMSRLLNYQDRTTCPLFGDGAGAVVLGQGDALLSIHLTAKGDPLTLRIDNTDGQSPFLKMDHPAEQYLHMSGQNTYRFAVSNLCRQLKLAAQEAGIDLKDLDWVLPHQANLRIIEGAQHRLPIPTEKYCINIQNWGNTSAAAVPILMDEFCRKGTFKPGDLLGLVVFGGGLTTGSAILRWTIDPKKIFDSEVSK
- a CDS encoding potassium channel family protein, coding for MNVLVVGCGRLGSQIATIMDSMGHDVAVVDEHPELFYRLPTDFSGMTVAGMPMDLKVLKNAGAENCDMAAVATPDDNLNITVTQIIQQFFKVENVVTRISDPAREEVFTAFGLRTVCPTNLAGDMIVQALVNPNQSKQMAFGTANAAFHTYPVESFMIGKRLGNIGVNEKEVPFALLQKDGTMILAGKDPDYMIQREDRMIWAEVID
- a CDS encoding potassium channel family protein; the protein is MNIVIMGGGKLGRQLALNMLERKNTVQIIEKDRLRSLRLANELDLEVISGNGTELEILKEARTSEADCFLAVSGSDQDNLVACQLAKQTFGVKKVIARANDPRNLTALRVLGIDIVVSSTEIITNMIEQEVNVSEMHLLTTLNRGRAAIVAMTLTERSAVNGTKLRDVQLPKGSLIVSVLRDGQMIIPNGDLAFSSGDEIVAVCEGKSQKDLNRILSR
- a CDS encoding ACP S-malonyltransferase — encoded protein: MDQIAFLFSGQGTQYTGMGQSLCNISPAAKAVFDMADKIRPGTKEQCFSGTKEELTITRNTQPCVWCVDYAAAMALKEAGITPSCAAGFSLGEIAAMTFCKVVSPEDGFRAVCRRGELMEKAAEENPGSMVAVLRLSEEEVEEICKKFEAAWPVNYNCPGQIAVSAKLPEIEPLCEAVKEAGGRAVPIKVSGGFHSPLMKSAAQSFGNYLQKVNLHSPELSLYANYTAKPYPADKDEIIRLLSLQICSPVLWQKTIEHMAQAGIHTFIECGPGKTLSGLVKKTLPQAQILRVEDAETLQSTLEALKEGKK
- a CDS encoding dipeptidase, which produces MRFFDLHCDTLTMSGLLKKAPLRRNNGHLDFVRLKSTGAIAQCFAIWIPTHRCAQKYGVKDSPWEFYQKANSLFKEELQKNNDLIAPALKIEDVEQNIKNGLVSAILTIEDSVVLSGSLEKLETLYQDGVRLMTLTWNYENSLGYPNDREEAKTNLELKPFGKEAVLRMMDLGIAVDVSHLSDGGFYNVAELSQKMHIPFLASHSCARSLQPHPRNLTDEMLHILGDCGGICGVNFEDSFLPDTENHLTKIADIVRCTCYLCNQAGIDAVAIGSDFDGIESKLEMGGYEGLPLLAEALNKKLPASQVEKICYRNAMRFFGAAIH
- the fabF gene encoding beta-ketoacyl-ACP synthase II, with amino-acid sequence MMNRVAITGIGAITPIGNDAPTFWDHLIHGVCGIAPITRFDTKDSKVTLAAEVKGFDPLAYMDKRDARKADLYTQYAVAAASEAMEDSKLLGTVPDNRLGVYVGSGIGGMETFIKECTKCKEKGPRHVSPFFIPMLISNMAAGTIAIRFSAKGPSMCITTACATSANAIGEAYRAIQNGYADAMIAGGSEATINELATAGFANCMALHTGTDPNCASVPFDKRRSGFVMGEGGAILILENYDHAKKRGAHIYAEVCGYGNTNDAYHMTAPESSAESPAEAIRLAVAEAKIAKDTPLYINAHGTSTTLNDKTETLAFKKALGESWAKSAWISSTKSMHGHMLGATGAAEAIACVKALETGIIPPTIHYQEPDPECDLFYTPNEALKKDPEWAISTNLGFGGHNACLAFHKEKED
- a CDS encoding nitronate monooxygenase, producing the protein MIHSPICDLFGIKYPIFQGGMAWVADASLAAGVSNAGGLGLIAGMNSNGEQLRAEIRKCRELTDKPFGVNVMLMSPFVEEVAQTVIEEKVPIVTTGAGVPGKYMPAWLKAGIKVVPVVASVNFAKRAVRNGACAVVAEGCESGGHIGELTTMAMVPQIVDAVDVPVLAAGGIADGRQAAAAFMLGAQGIQVGTRFLVAKECTISEIYKERILKSKDTDTIVTGRRTGDAVRALKSPFSREFAKQEADLSISEESLQALGTGALRKAAREGDLEHGCFLAGQVASMVKEEQTCAEIIEDLFSGAETALKGASKWIR